One Procambarus clarkii isolate CNS0578487 chromosome 15, FALCON_Pclarkii_2.0, whole genome shotgun sequence DNA segment encodes these proteins:
- the scny gene encoding ubiquitin carboxyl-terminal hydrolase 36 isoform X2, which yields MGYVIYSFSHEYPLKTFFFNKGRICARKEKPSANLICPVCHHVSTTFSHFQDLVLDIRSVNSVDDALNLHFKKETLDVDNAYKCEKCLKKVPATKRHLIERAPHVLLIQLKRFTMSGGKIGKHINIQRTIDISRFVNGASKHQPGTGPYQYRLASMVIHLGGSQHGGHYTAVAEASSGTMFEFDDSSVRSISVQSALLRNPYILFYEMVRKPKDNMQVKQVVRQSSEKTLIRQNSDGVSKPIPTSHSASSVANGFGRATDNIGEVGNRNGIPTPTNKPPLPSHKDRERISFGIKLNQGKSESTNKPNRIILNAGTTSLLIMKPSASSSGSSSSTSTPSKTVSTPKSVPSLVPYPDDSDESEIDESKGGSVKAHREKSVQNNKVKSDDPRCIKANGVKSAKSEKINGLLHVQKPERLSNGDVKNNKCTESDSSIKSNISSKSGTTTFMPRSLQVVNSTTQHYTAAIKASCKGKSDSGWLVTDASLHSPSESSNSSAGGSHGNLFTVVDQPTSCKLEQKQPHVQVHEKPENQGWTVTPKKQRPELEKSLSHDSVLPSPTHKKDEADSASLKSKASVDSCRSDRSTKSMKKSILSLFTCVSSRSPESPEDEQPEAVFPQRERPECNKLKSTDGCRIKGGDIDGKVSKSNSTSNSPNRKECKKELLNESNKNGINCHSENGHHSSKSDTDSEAENSQSKRFRDHDDNEPSSPSKKCRPEDKAKSIKKNEHEASKNGLNCNTSKNGQNSSYEAKSKNVQCSDSDVSKNGVIHENGKSKNRLVEKGKKGSKRSRDRKRGKISSCNGESSKAQNDSSSVSALSLSASSDSESSDGEGDKEGTERWVEKTKETIGKAKTNPVAQIVHWNGSLKDLSHTIGRDRDNEQSHDRERENFKEPHKRRCGVWDGSRTTEVVDELRRAGNFAYGTKVNTWGGSKSIADHEVERERKELKKRTSDDLYNEEFDSGRTKKIKMVKKTWESQCWDRSIGNEFQKVQDFRNSGSWSPHNHHNHSPYQYPGSHFSDHHQRHLFWDKNRNHYQPRNKSWNRFGKRDHKFHQKPKERYKHWDRRD from the exons TGATATGCCCTGTGTGTCATCATGTGTCCACAACCTTTTCACATTTCCAAGACTTGGTGCTAGATATCCGTTCAGTCAACAGTGTTGATGATGCGCTCAACCTCCATTTTAAGAAAGAAACCCTTGATGTGGATAATGCCTATAAGTGTGAGAAGTGTCTCAAAAAGGTGCCTGCCACTAAGAGACACCTCATCGAAAGAGCTCCACATGTGTTGCTGATACAGTTAAAGAG ATTTACAATGTCTGGTGGTAAAATTGGAAAACACATAAATATTCAAAGAACAATAGATATATCGAGATTTGTGAATGGAGCCAGCAAACATCAGCCAGGTACTGGACCATATCAATATCGTCTAGCGTCTATGGTAATTCATCTGGGTGGATCACAACATGGAGGACATTATACAGCTGTTGCAGAAGCATCCAGCGGTACTATGTTTGAATTTGACGATTCATCG GTGCGATCCATATCCGTTCAGAGTGCCCTTTTGCGTAACCCGTACATCCTGTTTTATGAGATGGTACGAAAACCAAAGGATAATATGCAGGTAAAACAGGTGGTTCGCCagagttcagagaagaccttgataCGTCAGAATTCAGATGGGGTCTCCAAACCAATACCAACAAGCCATAGTGCCTCCTCAGTGGCTAATGGCTTTGgtcgtgccactgataacattgGGGAAGTTGGAAATAGAAATGGCATTCCAACTCCTACTAATAAACCTCCATTACCATCACATAAAGACAG GGAAAGAATTTCCTTTGGAATAAAGTTAAATCAAGGCAAAAGTGAAAGCACGAACAAGCCCAATAGAATTATCCTCAACGCCGGTACCACATCCCTCTTGATAATGAAACCTTCGGCCTCTTCTTCGGGCTCTTCCTCATCTACTTCAACACCAAGCAAAACGGTTTCAACTCCTAAATCGGTGCCTAGCTTGGTCCCATATCCAGATGATTCAGACGAGTCGGAGATCGATGAATCCAAGGGGGGGTCAGTGAAAGCACACAGGGAAAAGTCTGTTCAGAATAATAAAGTGAAAAGTGATGATCCAAGATGTATAAAAGCAAATGGTGTTAAGAGTGCAAAAAGTGAGAAAATAAATGGATTGTTACATGTGCAGAAACCAGAAAGGCTAAGTAATGGTGATGTTAAAAATAATAAGTGTACTGAAAGTGACAGTAGCATAAAAAGTAATATCTCCAGTAAAAGCGGAACAACTACATTTATGCCACGGTCTCTACAGGTTGTAAATAGCACCACTCAGCATTATACAGCAGCCATCAAAGCCAGTTGTAAAGGTAAAAGTGACTCAGGCTGGCTTGTGACAGATGCATCATTACATTCACCAAGTGAAAGCAGCAACAGTAGTGCTGGTGGATCACATGGAAATTTGTTCACCGTGGTAGACCAGCCTACCAGCTGTAAGTTAGAACAGAAACAACCGCATGTGCAAGTGCATGAAAAACCAGAAAACCAAGGATGGACAGTGACTCCCAAAAAGCAGCGTCCAGAATTAGAAAAATCCCTATCGCATGACTCGGTTCTTCCTAGCCCAACTCACAAAAAAGACGAAGCAGACTCTGCAAGTCTGAAGAGTAAAGCCAGTGTTGACAGCTGCCGCTCTGATCGCTCAACAAAATCCATGAAGAAGTCTATCTTATCGCTATTTACTTGTGTCTCATCTCGCAGTCCAGAAAGTCCTGAAGACGAGCAGCCGGAAGCTGTATTTCCTCAGCGGGAAAGACCAGAGTGCAACAAGCTGAAGTCCACAGATGGTTGTCGCATAAAAGGCGGTGACATAGACGGCAAGGTTAGCAAGAGTAACAGCACTTCCAATTCACCTAATCGCAAGGAATGTAAGAAAGAACTCTTGAATGAATCAAATAAAAATGGAATAAATTGTCATAGTGAAAATGGTCATCATAGCTCAAAATCAGACACTGACAGTGAAGCAGAAAATTCTCAGAGTAAAAGATTTAGAGATCATGATGACAATGAACCTTCAAGCCCCTCAAAGAAATGTCGTCCCGAAGACAAAGCAAAATCTATCAAAAAGAATGAGCATGAAGCATCAAAAAATGGACTTAATTGTAATACTTCAAAAAACGGACAAAATAGTAGCTACGAGGCAAAGTCAAAAAACGTACAGTGTAGTGACTCTGATGTTTCAAAAAACGGGGTCATTCATGAAAATGGGAAATCCAAAAATAGACTTGTGGAAAAGGGAAAGAAGGGTAGTAAAAGAAGCAGAGATCGTAAGCGAGGAAAAATCTCATCATGTAACGGTGAAAGCTCCAAAGCACAGAACGATTCCTCATCCGTTTCAGCCTTGTCCCTCTCTGCGTCATCAGACTCTGAATcgagtgatggtgaaggtgataaGGAAGGAACTGAGCGTTGGGTTGAAAAGACTAAAGAGACCATAGGGAAAGCTAAAACCAATCCAGTGGCCCAAATTGTTCATTGGAACGGTAGTCTTAAAGATCTTTCTCACACTATAGGCCGTGACCGTGACAATGAACAGAGCCATGACCGTGAAAGAGAGAATTTTAAAGAGCCTCATAAAaggaggtgtggagtgtgggaTGGTAGCCGCACCACAGAAGTAGTGGACGAGTTGCGAAGAGCTGGAAACTTTGCCTATGGAACTAAAG TGAATACGTGGGGTGGAAGTAAGAGTATTGCTGACCATGAAGTTGAAAGAGAACGCAAGGAATTGAAGAAGCGGACGTCTGACGACTTATATAATGAGGAATTTGACAGTGGCAGA ACCAAGAAGATAAAAATGGTAAAGAAGACCTGGGAGTCACAATGTTGGGACCGTAGCATAGGTAACGAGTTTCAAAAGGTCCAAGACTTTCGAAATTCAGGATCGtggtcaccacacaaccaccacaaccatagccCATATCAATACCCAGGTTCACATTTCAGTGATCATCACCAAAGACATTTATTTTGGGACAAGAATCGTAATCATTATCAGCCACGCAACAAGTCTTGGAACAGGTTTGGCAAGCGAGACCACAAGTTTCATCAGAAACCAAAGGAACGGTATAAACACTGGGATAGAAGAGATTAG